One genomic region from Conexibacter woesei DSM 14684 encodes:
- a CDS encoding sensor histidine kinase: protein MPLIWRVLGTNAAVLVVALAVLVFSPATVSSSPRAMEVVVLVAGLAGMLALDYLLLRRAFAPLERLTDFARGVDPLRPGDRAQAGEAVEPQVADATRAVNEMIERLETERRDSARDALAAQEAERIRIARELHDEVGQTLTAVVLQLERSARELRDAPVQRAHVEEARELARTAAEEVREIARRLRPEALDDLGIASALVSLATQSARHAGVRVAHEIDPQLPPLDDDAELVVYRVAQEALTNVARHSGADAARLRLAPAPPASPGGPPSEVVLTVSDRGRGFDPAALAGGGERGIRGMRERAVLAAGRLELESAPGEGTTVRLTVPVARGPRA from the coding sequence ATGCCGCTGATCTGGCGCGTGCTCGGGACGAACGCGGCGGTGCTCGTCGTGGCGCTCGCCGTGCTCGTCTTCTCGCCGGCGACCGTCAGCTCCAGCCCGCGCGCGATGGAGGTCGTCGTGCTCGTCGCGGGCCTCGCCGGCATGCTCGCGCTCGACTACCTGCTGCTGCGGCGCGCGTTCGCGCCGCTGGAGCGACTGACCGACTTCGCACGCGGCGTCGACCCGCTGCGGCCCGGCGACCGCGCGCAGGCCGGCGAGGCGGTCGAGCCGCAGGTCGCCGACGCGACCCGCGCGGTCAACGAGATGATCGAGCGGCTGGAGACGGAGCGGCGCGACTCGGCACGCGACGCGCTCGCCGCGCAGGAGGCGGAGCGGATCCGGATCGCGCGTGAGCTGCACGACGAGGTCGGGCAGACGCTGACCGCGGTCGTCCTGCAGCTGGAGCGCTCGGCGCGCGAGCTGCGCGACGCGCCGGTGCAGCGCGCGCACGTCGAGGAGGCGCGCGAGCTGGCGCGGACCGCCGCCGAGGAGGTGCGCGAGATCGCGCGGCGACTGCGCCCGGAGGCGCTCGACGACCTCGGGATCGCGAGCGCGCTCGTCTCGCTCGCGACGCAGAGCGCTCGCCACGCCGGCGTCCGCGTCGCGCACGAGATCGACCCGCAGCTGCCGCCGCTCGACGACGACGCCGAGCTGGTCGTCTACCGCGTCGCGCAGGAGGCGCTGACGAACGTCGCGCGACATTCCGGCGCCGACGCCGCGCGGCTGCGGCTCGCGCCCGCGCCGCCGGCCTCGCCGGGCGGGCCGCCGAGCGAGGTCGTGCTGACCGTCTCCGACCGCGGTCGCGGCTTCGACCCGGCGGCGCTCGCGGGCGGCGGCGAGCGCGGGATCCGCGGCATGCGCGAGCGCGCGGTGCTGGCGGCCGGGCGGCTGGAGCTGGAGAGCGCGCCGGGCGAGGGGACGACGGTGCGGCTGACGGTCCCGGTCGCCCGGGGGCCGCGCGCGTGA
- a CDS encoding response regulator: MSPTPLVTRVLLADDHTVVRNGLRLVLDGEPDLRVVAEASDGAEAVERALAGDVDLAILDVAMPRLTGLQAAAELSRRAPDLRILMLSMHDNEQYLFEALKAGASGYVLKTAADRDLVEAARAAMRGESFLYPAAITALVRDYLERASAGEDVPEDPLTPREREVLKLIAEAHTNDQIALELQIARRTVERHRANILAKLHMRDRVELTRYAIRRGLVQP; encoded by the coding sequence GTGAGCCCGACGCCGCTCGTCACCCGCGTCCTGCTCGCCGACGATCACACGGTCGTCCGCAACGGGCTGCGGCTCGTGCTCGACGGCGAGCCCGACCTGCGCGTCGTGGCGGAGGCGTCCGACGGCGCGGAGGCGGTCGAGCGGGCGCTCGCGGGTGACGTCGACCTCGCGATCCTCGACGTCGCGATGCCGCGGCTGACTGGCCTGCAGGCGGCCGCCGAGCTGAGCAGACGCGCGCCCGACCTGAGGATCCTGATGCTGTCGATGCACGACAACGAGCAGTACCTGTTCGAGGCGCTGAAGGCGGGCGCGTCGGGCTACGTGCTCAAGACGGCGGCCGACAGGGACCTCGTCGAGGCGGCCCGCGCGGCGATGCGCGGCGAGTCGTTCCTCTACCCGGCCGCGATCACCGCGCTCGTGCGCGACTACCTGGAGCGCGCGAGCGCGGGCGAGGACGTTCCGGAGGATCCGCTCACGCCGCGCGAGCGCGAGGTGCTGAAGCTGATCGCCGAGGCGCACACGAACGACCAGATCGCGCTCGAGCTGCAGATCGCGAGACGGACCGTCGAGCGCCACCGCGCGAACATCCTCGCGAAGCTGCACATGCGCGACCGCGTCGAGCTGACGCGCTACGCGATCCGCCGCGGGCTCGTGCAGCCGTAG
- a CDS encoding class I SAM-dependent methyltransferase, with protein sequence MPDQQHELNRASWNTATSRHLTHKRDLAARLRDGESNLFPEEVELLGDVRGKRVVHLQCNDGTDTLGIAALGADALGVDISDVAVEAARRLSEDGGIAARFERADVLDWLPAAAARGERFDVVFASYGALCWISDLPAWMRGAAGVLAPGGRLVVVEFHPLVSTLEEGWKLDHPYFGRPGGQTWQEGIEDYVGYTAGDAASRSWTNPDVCVEFQHSLGDVLSAALGAGLLIEHFDEHRHCNGWQPFPDMTGDEQRRFHPPTGKELPMMFSLAARKPA encoded by the coding sequence ATGCCCGACCAGCAGCACGAGCTCAACCGCGCGTCGTGGAACACGGCGACCAGCCGCCACCTCACGCACAAGAGGGACCTCGCCGCACGCCTGCGCGACGGCGAGTCGAACCTCTTCCCCGAGGAGGTCGAACTGCTCGGCGACGTGCGCGGCAAGCGCGTCGTCCACCTCCAGTGCAACGACGGCACCGACACGCTCGGGATCGCCGCGCTCGGCGCCGACGCGCTCGGCGTCGACATCTCCGACGTCGCCGTCGAGGCCGCGCGCAGGCTGAGCGAGGACGGCGGCATCGCCGCCCGCTTCGAGCGCGCAGATGTGCTCGACTGGCTGCCGGCCGCGGCCGCGCGCGGCGAGCGCTTCGACGTCGTCTTCGCCTCCTACGGCGCGCTCTGCTGGATCTCCGACCTGCCCGCGTGGATGCGCGGCGCTGCCGGCGTGCTCGCGCCCGGCGGGCGGCTCGTCGTGGTCGAGTTCCACCCGCTCGTCAGCACGCTCGAAGAGGGCTGGAAGCTCGACCACCCGTACTTCGGCCGGCCCGGCGGGCAGACGTGGCAGGAGGGCATCGAGGATTACGTCGGCTACACGGCCGGCGACGCCGCGTCGCGCAGCTGGACCAACCCGGACGTGTGCGTCGAGTTCCAGCACTCGCTCGGCGACGTGCTGTCGGCGGCGCTCGGCGCCGGCCTGCTGATCGAGCACTTCGACGAGCACCGGCACTGCAACGGCTGGCAGCCGTTCCCCGACATGACCGGCGACGAGCAGCGCCGCTTCCACCCGCCCACGGGCAAGGAGCTGCCGATGATGTTCTCGCTCGCGGCGCGCAAGCCGGCCTGA
- a CDS encoding MFS transporter, which translates to MPDPAAARRHPTATLAVLAIGVLAYALSQTMVAPAMPEIQHSLGITTASVAWALTAYLVAASVMTAVLGRLGDMFGKKRVLVGTLVAFGVGSAICAIADSIGVLIAGRVVQGAAGGLFPLAYGIVRDEFPRERVPAGIGIISSIMGIGAGLGLVIGGLLVDHASWHWIFWLGLALTVIAIVATELLVPESPVRTPGRIDWGGAALLSVGLSAPLIGISQGSGWGWGDPRTLGLIVVGLLVLVAFGAYERRQKEPLVNMTTLALKPVLLTNVATLFIGFAMFAGFVLVPQLVQLPQSTGFGLGVTATVAGLLMLPSTVATLLAAPISGRIGAKRGSKGPLVVGAAITSAALFLYAVSHGSTVLLLVWAALQGTGIGLAFAAMPNLIIEVVPQTQTGEATAVNSLLRNVGASIGSQIAGTVLAGHVLASTGAPSDSGFGIAFAIAGVAALAAVAVGVLIPRVRRAGTGGVPADVAPAVSRTGARDRSLARVEA; encoded by the coding sequence GTGCCAGACCCCGCCGCCGCCCGCCGACATCCCACCGCCACGCTCGCCGTCCTCGCGATCGGCGTGCTCGCCTACGCGCTGTCGCAGACGATGGTCGCCCCCGCGATGCCCGAGATCCAGCACTCGCTCGGGATCACGACCGCGTCGGTCGCGTGGGCGCTGACCGCCTACCTCGTCGCCGCGTCGGTGATGACGGCGGTGCTCGGCCGCCTCGGCGACATGTTCGGCAAGAAGCGCGTGCTCGTCGGCACGCTCGTCGCGTTCGGCGTCGGCTCCGCGATCTGCGCGATCGCCGACTCGATCGGCGTGCTGATCGCCGGCCGCGTCGTGCAGGGCGCCGCCGGCGGCCTCTTCCCGCTCGCCTACGGGATCGTCCGCGACGAGTTCCCGCGCGAGCGCGTTCCCGCCGGCATCGGGATCATCTCCTCGATCATGGGCATCGGCGCCGGCCTCGGCCTCGTGATCGGCGGCCTGCTCGTCGACCACGCCAGCTGGCATTGGATCTTCTGGCTCGGCCTCGCGCTGACGGTGATCGCGATCGTCGCGACCGAGCTGCTGGTGCCCGAGTCGCCGGTCCGGACGCCCGGCAGGATCGACTGGGGCGGCGCCGCGCTGCTGTCGGTCGGCCTGTCCGCACCGCTGATCGGCATCAGCCAGGGCAGCGGGTGGGGCTGGGGCGACCCGAGAACGCTCGGCCTGATCGTCGTCGGCCTGCTCGTGCTCGTCGCGTTCGGCGCCTACGAGCGGCGGCAGAAGGAGCCGCTCGTGAACATGACGACGCTGGCGCTCAAGCCCGTCCTGCTGACGAACGTCGCGACGCTGTTCATCGGCTTCGCGATGTTCGCCGGCTTCGTGCTCGTCCCGCAGCTCGTGCAGCTCCCGCAGTCGACCGGCTTCGGCCTCGGCGTGACCGCGACGGTCGCCGGTCTGCTGATGCTGCCCTCGACCGTCGCGACGCTGCTCGCCGCCCCGATCTCCGGCCGGATCGGCGCCAAGCGCGGCTCGAAGGGGCCGCTCGTCGTCGGTGCCGCCATCACCAGCGCGGCGCTCTTCCTCTACGCCGTCAGCCACGGCTCGACCGTGCTGCTGCTCGTCTGGGCCGCGCTCCAGGGCACCGGCATCGGCCTCGCGTTCGCCGCGATGCCGAACCTGATCATCGAGGTCGTCCCGCAGACGCAGACGGGCGAGGCGACTGCGGTCAACTCGCTGCTGCGCAACGTCGGCGCATCGATCGGCTCGCAGATCGCCGGCACGGTGCTCGCCGGCCACGTGCTCGCGTCGACCGGTGCGCCGAGCGACAGCGGCTTCGGGATCGCGTTCGCGATCGCCGGCGTCGCCGCGCTCGCGGCGGTCGCGGTCGGCGTGCTGATCCCGCGCGTCAGACGTGCCGGCACGGGCGGCGTCCCGGCCGACGTCGCGCCCGCGGTCAGCCGAACCGGTGCGCGCGACCGCTCGCTCGCGCGTGTGGAGGCGTGA
- a CDS encoding MarR family winged helix-turn-helix transcriptional regulator, with product MAVAPGSSIPAAVGEHEEFLEAWRHFSRATQRAKGRRCDAGELSLTQAMLLSGLLDGGAMTVGALADRAEVAKPTATRMLDGLERAGYVERRQSGEDRRVVLVTLTDRGDRALQTRWASFREGLERASAALTPRERDEATALLKRLADLLDEV from the coding sequence ATGGCGGTCGCGCCCGGCAGCTCCATCCCCGCCGCCGTCGGCGAGCACGAGGAGTTCCTCGAGGCGTGGCGTCACTTCAGCCGCGCGACGCAGCGCGCGAAGGGCCGCCGCTGCGACGCCGGCGAGCTGTCGCTTACGCAGGCGATGCTGCTGAGCGGCCTGCTCGACGGCGGCGCGATGACGGTCGGCGCGCTCGCCGACCGCGCCGAGGTCGCCAAGCCGACCGCGACGCGGATGCTCGACGGGCTCGAGCGCGCCGGCTACGTCGAGCGGCGCCAGAGCGGGGAGGACCGCCGCGTCGTGCTCGTCACGCTGACCGACCGCGGCGACCGCGCGCTGCAGACGCGCTGGGCGTCGTTCCGCGAAGGGCTGGAGCGCGCGAGCGCCGCGCTGACGCCGCGCGAGCGCGACGAGGCGACCGCGCTGCTCAAGCGGCTCGCCGACCTGCTCGACGAGGTCTGA
- a CDS encoding universal stress protein, which translates to MTSTIIVGFDGRNHASDALALGRLLALTTRSRLVVACAYPEDPLGESGAAADIGRSVREDAEAVLEKARAEVAAAGEDPATPPLEVEFHAIAGAAPSRVLHELAEERTAAAIVVGATHHGAAVRLLTGSTPERVLDGSPCPVAVAPEGYAAAHARATPLAGPGAPLQIAVAFDDSPEAANALAAAADFARLAGGRLRVVTAVNGAVGLYPPLDPGAYAEIADLARTSARERLDAAVAKLDGLAVDAAVLDGDPANVLLEDSEHDDLLFTGSGGKGPFRRVLMGSVSTTLLREAACPVVIVPRGSGEGASS; encoded by the coding sequence ATGACCAGCACGATCATCGTCGGCTTCGACGGCCGCAACCACGCATCTGACGCGCTCGCGCTCGGACGGCTCCTCGCACTCACGACGCGCTCCCGCCTCGTGGTCGCGTGCGCCTACCCGGAGGACCCGCTCGGCGAGAGCGGCGCCGCCGCCGACATCGGCCGCTCGGTGCGCGAGGACGCCGAGGCGGTGCTGGAGAAGGCACGTGCCGAGGTCGCCGCCGCGGGCGAGGACCCGGCGACGCCGCCGCTCGAGGTCGAGTTCCACGCGATCGCGGGCGCCGCGCCGTCGCGCGTCCTGCACGAGCTGGCGGAGGAGCGCACCGCGGCGGCGATCGTCGTCGGCGCGACCCACCACGGCGCGGCCGTGCGCCTGCTGACCGGCAGCACCCCGGAGCGCGTGCTCGACGGCTCGCCGTGCCCGGTCGCCGTCGCGCCCGAGGGCTACGCCGCGGCGCACGCGCGCGCGACGCCGCTCGCCGGCCCCGGCGCGCCGCTGCAGATCGCCGTCGCCTTCGACGACTCGCCGGAGGCCGCGAACGCCCTCGCCGCGGCCGCCGACTTCGCGCGCCTCGCGGGCGGCCGGCTGCGCGTCGTGACCGCCGTCAACGGCGCGGTCGGCCTCTACCCGCCGCTCGACCCCGGCGCCTACGCCGAGATCGCCGACCTCGCGCGCACCTCGGCGCGCGAGCGGCTCGACGCCGCCGTCGCCAAGCTCGACGGCCTCGCCGTCGACGCCGCCGTGCTCGACGGCGACCCGGCGAACGTGCTGCTGGAGGACTCCGAGCACGACGACCTGCTGTTCACCGGCTCGGGCGGCAAGGGGCCGTTCCGCCGCGTGCTGATGGGCTCGGTCTCCACGACGCTGCTGCGCGAGGCCGCCTGCCCCGTCGTGATCGTGCCGCGCGGCAGCGGCGAAGGCGCGTCGTCCTGA
- a CDS encoding Ig-like domain-containing protein: MRSTNAEAHRRRLGLLLAIGVVAALALPAVAQAAGSYTVWTCRGPEGQPLSATAWQSAGSPIATMTDTCASGGELSVVVPAGRSGTYLDDAGARFQAMGGSAIIGYRLWRSTTTAGSGGGQAGFYTDVLEDDFGFFSTSVDPCRNTSGCFALGDPSDPLGAGSNLVERSGVSLRSVSVAAGCSAPISGGFTCADTGGLNAAFHLYRAAVEIADASPPALVGSPSGPLLGGAAVGGLQTVTIDAADAGGGVAVAQARVDGALVAEREAGGDCRAPYTRPAPCSASATLALAIDTTALSDGEHQLELTVLDAAGNAVTTPSTTVRVDNTPEPPPPPPPPVTVTTPAPPPQTVTTPAPPPVVVVRDPPPPAGRGDYRITLDRRRVAAGAATALRGRVTERDGGAVAGASLVVERRLYGPFGGDWEELRTLTADATGRFRLPVPEQAQQLRVRLEPARAASTAFVSPAVDVVSRLGLRAAARPGTLRNGGTVQVTGQLRNAGPSARGKEVLVQAIVGGHWDTIDRVIADRRGAFSWRYQFQRTRTEALYSFRVVVAADQARWPWPTLTSSRLRVRVKP; encoded by the coding sequence ATGCGATCGACGAACGCAGAGGCGCATCGACGCCGGCTCGGGCTGCTGCTCGCGATCGGCGTCGTCGCGGCGCTCGCGCTGCCCGCGGTCGCGCAGGCGGCGGGCTCCTACACCGTCTGGACGTGTCGAGGCCCCGAGGGGCAGCCGTTGTCCGCGACCGCGTGGCAGAGCGCGGGCAGCCCGATAGCGACGATGACCGACACGTGCGCGAGCGGCGGCGAGCTGAGCGTCGTCGTCCCCGCCGGCAGATCCGGCACCTACCTCGACGACGCCGGCGCCCGCTTCCAGGCGATGGGCGGCAGCGCGATCATCGGCTACCGCCTCTGGCGCTCGACGACGACGGCCGGATCGGGCGGCGGTCAGGCCGGCTTCTACACCGACGTGCTGGAGGACGACTTCGGCTTCTTCAGCACCTCCGTCGACCCGTGCCGCAACACGTCCGGCTGCTTCGCGCTCGGCGACCCCTCCGACCCGCTCGGCGCCGGGAGCAACCTCGTCGAGAGAAGCGGCGTCTCCCTGCGCAGCGTCAGCGTCGCCGCAGGCTGCAGCGCGCCGATCTCCGGCGGCTTCACCTGCGCCGACACCGGCGGCCTCAACGCCGCCTTCCACCTCTACCGCGCGGCGGTAGAGATCGCCGACGCGAGCCCGCCGGCGCTCGTCGGCTCGCCGTCCGGCCCGCTGCTCGGCGGCGCGGCCGTCGGCGGCCTCCAGACGGTCACGATCGACGCCGCCGACGCCGGCGGCGGGGTCGCCGTCGCGCAGGCGCGCGTCGACGGCGCGCTCGTCGCCGAGCGCGAGGCGGGCGGCGACTGCCGCGCGCCGTACACGCGGCCGGCACCCTGCTCAGCGAGCGCGACGCTCGCGCTGGCGATCGACACGACCGCGCTGAGCGACGGCGAGCACCAGCTGGAGCTGACCGTGCTCGACGCCGCCGGCAACGCCGTCACGACGCCGAGCACGACCGTTCGCGTCGACAACACGCCGGAGCCGCCCCCACCGCCCCCGCCGCCGGTGACCGTGACGACGCCCGCGCCGCCGCCGCAGACCGTCACGACCCCGGCGCCGCCGCCGGTCGTCGTCGTGAGAGACCCGCCGCCGCCCGCCGGCCGCGGCGACTACCGCATCACGCTCGACCGGCGCCGCGTCGCTGCCGGCGCCGCGACCGCGCTGCGCGGGCGCGTGACCGAGCGCGACGGCGGCGCCGTCGCGGGCGCGTCGCTCGTCGTCGAGCGGCGGCTGTACGGCCCGTTCGGCGGCGACTGGGAGGAGCTGCGCACGCTCACGGCCGACGCGACGGGCCGCTTCCGCCTGCCGGTGCCCGAGCAGGCGCAGCAGCTGCGCGTCCGGCTGGAGCCCGCGCGCGCGGCCAGCACCGCGTTCGTCTCGCCGGCGGTCGACGTCGTCTCGCGGCTGGGGCTGCGCGCCGCGGCGCGTCCCGGCACGCTGCGCAACGGCGGCACCGTCCAGGTCACGGGGCAGCTGCGCAACGCCGGTCCCTCGGCGCGCGGCAAGGAGGTGCTGGTGCAGGCGATCGTCGGCGGTCACTGGGACACGATCGACCGCGTCATCGCCGACAGACGGGGCGCGTTCAGCTGGCGCTACCAGTTCCAGCGCACGAGAACCGAGGCGCTCTACTCGTTCCGCGTCGTCGTCGCCGCCGACCAGGCCCGCTGGCCATGGCCGACGCTGACGTCGTCGAGACTGCGGGTGCGCGTCAAGCCATGA
- a CDS encoding RNA polymerase sigma factor — protein sequence MSVGGSARRSADATLTRDYERLRGEVLRSLTAKLAGQRLTLDPLDLDAVYNQAWHALYERLAAGAEVENLTGFLVTVAYRRAIEEVRRTRPSQHAGEVDPEVLAADVDFAEQIDDVTTLRHVLEGMRDRLDERERKAAALCLIHGYTRPEAAEALGESPKRMEKVMDGVTRKLAAITGEVRDDWCRSRRSLITAYSLGLLDEDGERYRMAVEHLDDCSACRRFVMVSRGLAGALPPVELPLLLGGGALLVGGAAVAGGGGAASGGGSASGGAGGAATSGAGGAGAAGSGAGGAGAATAGAGRRLRRPSRTQAVAGGAAAALVLTLLALAAAGVFGGGSDDEPARETPAAANGGGAGAAGSGGSAASANAASDRAAKAAARAASDAAASARRQQRAARAAREAAAATPQPAAATPAPAAEQPAPESAPAPAPEPAPAPEPAPAPAPAPEPEPAPPTQPEVVTDGAQEFGPER from the coding sequence GTGAGCGTCGGGGGGAGCGCGCGCCGGTCGGCCGATGCGACGCTCACGCGCGACTACGAGCGGCTGCGCGGCGAGGTGCTGCGGTCGCTCACCGCGAAGCTCGCCGGTCAGCGCCTGACGCTCGACCCACTCGACCTCGACGCCGTCTACAACCAGGCGTGGCACGCGCTGTACGAGCGGCTCGCGGCGGGCGCGGAGGTCGAGAACCTGACCGGCTTCCTCGTCACCGTCGCCTACCGGCGCGCGATCGAGGAGGTGCGGCGCACGCGGCCCTCCCAGCACGCCGGCGAGGTCGACCCGGAGGTGCTGGCGGCGGACGTCGACTTCGCCGAGCAGATCGACGACGTGACGACGCTGCGGCACGTGCTGGAGGGGATGCGCGACCGGCTCGACGAGCGCGAGCGCAAGGCCGCGGCGCTGTGCCTGATCCACGGCTACACCCGCCCGGAGGCGGCCGAGGCGCTGGGCGAGTCGCCGAAGCGGATGGAGAAGGTGATGGACGGCGTCACGCGCAAGCTGGCGGCGATCACCGGCGAGGTCAGAGACGACTGGTGCCGCAGCCGCAGATCGCTCATCACCGCCTACTCGCTCGGGCTGCTGGACGAGGACGGCGAGCGCTACCGGATGGCCGTCGAGCACCTCGACGACTGCTCCGCCTGCCGCCGCTTCGTCATGGTCAGCCGCGGTCTCGCGGGTGCGCTGCCGCCCGTCGAGCTGCCGCTGCTGCTCGGCGGCGGCGCGCTGCTCGTCGGCGGTGCCGCTGTGGCCGGGGGTGGCGGTGCGGCGAGCGGCGGCGGTTCGGCGAGCGGCGGTGCGGGCGGCGCGGCGACGAGCGGCGCGGGTGGCGCCGGCGCGGCCGGCAGCGGCGCGGGCGGTGCCGGTGCGGCGACGGCCGGAGCCGGGCGGCGGCTGCGGCGGCCGTCACGCACGCAGGCGGTCGCGGGCGGTGCGGCGGCGGCGCTCGTCCTCACGCTGCTGGCGCTCGCCGCCGCCGGCGTCTTCGGCGGCGGATCCGACGACGAGCCTGCCCGCGAGACGCCGGCCGCGGCGAACGGCGGCGGAGCGGGCGCAGCCGGCTCCGGCGGGTCGGCCGCGAGCGCGAACGCCGCCAGCGACAGAGCGGCGAAGGCGGCGGCGAGAGCCGCGAGTGACGCGGCCGCGAGCGCGCGCCGGCAGCAGCGCGCCGCCCGCGCCGCACGCGAGGCCGCGGCGGCGACGCCGCAGCCGGCCGCCGCGACGCCCGCCCCCGCCGCCGAGCAGCCTGCCCCGGAATCCGCGCCCGCGCCTGCCCCTGAGCCGGCGCCCGCCCCGGAGCCCGCACCAGCTCCAGCTCCCGCGCCGGAGCCGGAGCCCGCGCCGCCGACCCAGCCCGAGGTCGTCACCGACGGCGCGCAGGAGTTCGGCCCGGAGCGCTGA